A single window of Phaenicophaeus curvirostris isolate KB17595 chromosome 24, BPBGC_Pcur_1.0, whole genome shotgun sequence DNA harbors:
- the KCNC4 gene encoding voltage-gated potassium channel KCNC4 isoform X1: MISSVCVSSYRGRKSGNKPPSKTCLKEEMGKGEESDKITINVGGTRHETYKSTLRTLPGTRLAWLADPDAQSNFDFDGKSNEFFFDRHPGIFSYVLNYYRTGKLHCPADICGPLFEEELTYWGIDETDVEPCCWMTYRQHRDAEEALDIFESPEPGGGAGGEEPEEEGGREMALQRLGMDDRPPGAAGATGGGGCCRNWQPRMWALFEDPYSSKAARVVAFASLFFILVSITTFCLETHEAFNINVNVTETLVVGNTTTILLTHKVETEPILTYIEGVCVLWFTLEFLVRIICCPDKLLFIKNLLNIIDFVAILPFYLEVGLSGLSSKAARDVLGFLRVVRFVRILRIFKLTRHFVGLRVLGHTLRASTNEFLLLIIFLALGVLIFATMIYYAERIGAKTSDPRGSDHTHFKNIPIGFWWAVVTMTTLGYGDMYPKTWSGMVVGALCALAGVLTIAMPVPVIVNNFGMYYSLAMAKQKLPKKKKKHIPRPAPLDSPTYCKSEENSPRNSTQSDTCPLAVEEGAAERKRSDSKQNGEANVVLSDEEQPLSPMGEEKRPMRRSSTRDKNKKSSTCFLLATGDFSCAADGGIQKGYGKSRSLSSIDGVAGSTVGLAPITSRCSSPCPLRRPCSPVPSIL; encoded by the exons ATGATCAGCTCGGTGTGTGTCTCCTCCTACCGTGGACGCAAGTCTGGGAACAAACCACCCTCCAAAACATGCCTGAAGGAAGAGATGGGCAAAGGGGAAGAGTCGGACAAGATCACCATCAATGTAGGTGGCACCCGGCACGAGACCTACAAAAGCACCTTACGGACTTTGCCGGGCACGCGCCTGGCCTGGCTCGCCGACCCTGATGCCCAGAGCAACTTTGACTTTGATGGGAAAAGCAATGAGTTCTTCTTTGACCGTCACCCCGGGATCTTCTCCTACGTGCTCAACTACTACCGTACAGGCAAGCTGCACTGCCCCGCGGACATCTGCGGACCCCTCTTCGAGGAGGAGCTGACCTACTGGGGCATCGATGAGACAGATGTGGAGCCCTGTTGCTGGATGACCTACCGCCAGCATCGCGATGCCGAAGAGGCCCTGGACATCTTTGAGAGTCCTGAGCCTGGCGgaggggccggtggagaggagcCTGAAGAGGAAGGGGGTAGGGAGATGGCCCTTCAACGTCTGGGCATGGATGACAGGCCGCCGGGGGCAGCAGGGGCGACCGGAGGGGGTGGCTGCTGTCGGAATtggcagcccaggatgtggGCACTCTTTGAGGATCCCTACTCATCCAAGGCGGCAAGG GTAGTTGCGTTCGCCTCGCTTTTCTTCATCCTGGTCTCCATCACGACCTTCTGCCTGGAGACGCACGAGGCCTTCAACATCAACGTCAATGTGACGGAGACCCTTGTGGTTGGCAACACTACGACGATCCTGCTGACGCATAAAGTGGAAACAGAGCCCATCCTCACCTACATCGAAGGGGTCTGTGTCCTGTGGTTCACCCTCGAGTTCCTGGTTCGCATCATCTGCTGTCCAGATAAGCTTCTCTTCATTAAAAACCTACTTAACATCATTGACTTTGTGGCCATCTTGCCCTTCTACCTGGAGGTAGGTCTCAGTGGCCTGTCCTCCAAAGCTGCCCGGGACGTGCTGGGCTTCCTACGAGTGGTCCGTTTCGTCCGGATCCTCCGGATCTTCAAGCTGACACGGCACTTTGTGGGTCTCCGGGTGCTGGGCCATACACTTCGGGCTAGCACCAACGAATTCCTGCTCCTCATCATCTTCCTTGCCTTGGGGGTCTTGATTTTTGCCACTATGATCTACTACGCTGAGCGGATTGGGGCCAAGACGTCTGATCCCCGTGGGAGCGACCACACTCACTTTAAGAACATCCCCATCGGGTTCTGGTGGGCTGTGGTCACAATGACGACCTTGGGCTACGGTGACATGTACCCCAAAACCTGGTCGGGCATGGTGGTGGGGGCTCTCTGTGCCTTGGCTGGGGTGCTCACCATCGCCATGCCCGTGCCTGTCATCGTCAATAACTTTGGGATGTATTATTCATTGGCCATGGCCAAGCAGAAGCTgccaaagaagaagaaaaagcatataCCCCGTCCGGCCCCGCTGGACTCCCCCACCTACTGCAAATCTGAGGAAAACTCCCCCCGTAACAGCACCCAGAGCGACACTTGCCCGTTGGCGGTGGAGGAGGGGGCGGCTGAGCGGAAACGGTCAG ACTCTAAACAGAACGGTGAGGCCAACGTGGTGCTGTCGGATGAGGAGCAGCCACTGTCACCAATGGGTGAGGAGAAGCGGCCCATGCGGCGCTCTAGCACCCGGGATAAGAACAAGAAGTCCTCCACGTGcttcctgctggccacgggtGATTTCTCTTGTGCGGCGGATGGAGGCATCCAGAAAG
- the KCNC4 gene encoding voltage-gated potassium channel KCNC4 isoform X2, which produces MISSVCVSSYRGRKSGNKPPSKTCLKEEMGKGEESDKITINVGGTRHETYKSTLRTLPGTRLAWLADPDAQSNFDFDGKSNEFFFDRHPGIFSYVLNYYRTGKLHCPADICGPLFEEELTYWGIDETDVEPCCWMTYRQHRDAEEALDIFESPEPGGGAGGEEPEEEGGREMALQRLGMDDRPPGAAGATGGGGCCRNWQPRMWALFEDPYSSKAARVVAFASLFFILVSITTFCLETHEAFNINVNVTETLVVGNTTTILLTHKVETEPILTYIEGVCVLWFTLEFLVRIICCPDKLLFIKNLLNIIDFVAILPFYLEVGLSGLSSKAARDVLGFLRVVRFVRILRIFKLTRHFVGLRVLGHTLRASTNEFLLLIIFLALGVLIFATMIYYAERIGAKTSDPRGSDHTHFKNIPIGFWWAVVTMTTLGYGDMYPKTWSGMVVGALCALAGVLTIAMPVPVIVNNFGMYYSLAMAKQKLPKKKKKHIPRPAPLDSPTYCKSEENSPRNSTQSDTCPLAVEEGAAERKRSDSKQNGEANVVLSDEEQPLSPMGEEKRPMRRSSTRDKNKKSSTCFLLATGDFSCAADGGIQKDTCQDVLSSSYSQGEVVTFS; this is translated from the exons ATGATCAGCTCGGTGTGTGTCTCCTCCTACCGTGGACGCAAGTCTGGGAACAAACCACCCTCCAAAACATGCCTGAAGGAAGAGATGGGCAAAGGGGAAGAGTCGGACAAGATCACCATCAATGTAGGTGGCACCCGGCACGAGACCTACAAAAGCACCTTACGGACTTTGCCGGGCACGCGCCTGGCCTGGCTCGCCGACCCTGATGCCCAGAGCAACTTTGACTTTGATGGGAAAAGCAATGAGTTCTTCTTTGACCGTCACCCCGGGATCTTCTCCTACGTGCTCAACTACTACCGTACAGGCAAGCTGCACTGCCCCGCGGACATCTGCGGACCCCTCTTCGAGGAGGAGCTGACCTACTGGGGCATCGATGAGACAGATGTGGAGCCCTGTTGCTGGATGACCTACCGCCAGCATCGCGATGCCGAAGAGGCCCTGGACATCTTTGAGAGTCCTGAGCCTGGCGgaggggccggtggagaggagcCTGAAGAGGAAGGGGGTAGGGAGATGGCCCTTCAACGTCTGGGCATGGATGACAGGCCGCCGGGGGCAGCAGGGGCGACCGGAGGGGGTGGCTGCTGTCGGAATtggcagcccaggatgtggGCACTCTTTGAGGATCCCTACTCATCCAAGGCGGCAAGG GTAGTTGCGTTCGCCTCGCTTTTCTTCATCCTGGTCTCCATCACGACCTTCTGCCTGGAGACGCACGAGGCCTTCAACATCAACGTCAATGTGACGGAGACCCTTGTGGTTGGCAACACTACGACGATCCTGCTGACGCATAAAGTGGAAACAGAGCCCATCCTCACCTACATCGAAGGGGTCTGTGTCCTGTGGTTCACCCTCGAGTTCCTGGTTCGCATCATCTGCTGTCCAGATAAGCTTCTCTTCATTAAAAACCTACTTAACATCATTGACTTTGTGGCCATCTTGCCCTTCTACCTGGAGGTAGGTCTCAGTGGCCTGTCCTCCAAAGCTGCCCGGGACGTGCTGGGCTTCCTACGAGTGGTCCGTTTCGTCCGGATCCTCCGGATCTTCAAGCTGACACGGCACTTTGTGGGTCTCCGGGTGCTGGGCCATACACTTCGGGCTAGCACCAACGAATTCCTGCTCCTCATCATCTTCCTTGCCTTGGGGGTCTTGATTTTTGCCACTATGATCTACTACGCTGAGCGGATTGGGGCCAAGACGTCTGATCCCCGTGGGAGCGACCACACTCACTTTAAGAACATCCCCATCGGGTTCTGGTGGGCTGTGGTCACAATGACGACCTTGGGCTACGGTGACATGTACCCCAAAACCTGGTCGGGCATGGTGGTGGGGGCTCTCTGTGCCTTGGCTGGGGTGCTCACCATCGCCATGCCCGTGCCTGTCATCGTCAATAACTTTGGGATGTATTATTCATTGGCCATGGCCAAGCAGAAGCTgccaaagaagaagaaaaagcatataCCCCGTCCGGCCCCGCTGGACTCCCCCACCTACTGCAAATCTGAGGAAAACTCCCCCCGTAACAGCACCCAGAGCGACACTTGCCCGTTGGCGGTGGAGGAGGGGGCGGCTGAGCGGAAACGGTCAG ACTCTAAACAGAACGGTGAGGCCAACGTGGTGCTGTCGGATGAGGAGCAGCCACTGTCACCAATGGGTGAGGAGAAGCGGCCCATGCGGCGCTCTAGCACCCGGGATAAGAACAAGAAGTCCTCCACGTGcttcctgctggccacgggtGATTTCTCTTGTGCGGCGGATGGAGGCATCCAGAAAG